The following is a genomic window from Sneathia sanguinegens.
TATTTTAACTGTATATCCCATTTCTTTTAATATTTTTGTTACAGGTATACCTGCTGTACCATGTAGTGGTGTATATACAATATTTACATTACCTTGCTTTATGCTTAATTTCTTTATATCCTCGATAAATGCTTCATCTATATTTTTATCTAATACTTCAACTAATTCAGTATTTTCATATTTTATATCTTTTAATTCTACCTTATTTATTTCATCTATTATTTCATTTACATAAGGCGGAACAACTTGACCTCCGTCTTCTAAATATACCTTATACCCATTATACTCCTTAGTATTATGGCTAGCAGTTATTGCTATACCCGCCTTTGTTTTTAATTTTATAATAGCATAAGTCATTTCTGGAGTACTTCTAACACCATCATAAATATATACTTTTATTCCATTAGAAGACAAAACTTTTGCTGTTTCATTTTGAAATAATTCCGAATTAATTCTACAATCTCTTGCTATTACAACAGATATATCAGTGTTATATCTTTTTTTTAAATAATTTGCTAGACCTTGACTTGCTCTTCTTATTATATATTTATTAAGTTTATTAGTACCAAGCCCCATTTTTGCCCTTATTCCTCCAGTACCAAAACTAATATATTTGCAAAAATTTTCTTCTAATTCTTCTTTAGACATTTTTAAAATAGTCTTTTTGTCATCTTCATCTATATATTCACTTTCAAGCCATTTTTTATATAGCATTTTTTATATCCTCCATAACTTTTTCTGCACATTTTATTCCATCTACTGCTGCTGTCATTATACCGCCTGCATAACCAGCACCTTCTCCACAAGGTATTAATCCTTTTATGTTACAATTAAAACTATCTTTATCTCTATTAATTCTAACTGGAGATGAACTTCTACTTTCTACACCAGTTAAAATAGCTCCTTTTTTTGAAAAATTATTAATTTTTTTATTTAATTGCACCAAACCTTCTTTTAAGCTTTCATTTAATATAGGTGGTAAAATACCATTAAGGTCTGTTAGTGTATAACCTATGCTATAGCTAGGCTTTACATCTAATAACTTTGTTGTCTTAATTCCTTTAATATAATCTGTAGCTAATTGAACAGGTGCTTTATATTTTCCTCCACCTAATTCAAAGGCTTTTTTTTCTATTTTTCTTTGAAATTCAATACCTGACATAACATCTTCTTCTAAATCACTCGGTTCAACATTAACCAAAACTGCTGAATTAGCATTTTCTAAATTTCTTTTATTATAGCTCATTCCATTTATCGCAAGGTAGCCTTGTTCACTAGAAGCAGGTACTACCACACCTCCAGGGCACATACAAAAAGTGAAAACTCCTCTTTTTTGTTTTGTTCTTACATTTATCTTATATTCTGCAGGTGGTAATAACTTTGAATAATTTTTTCCATATTGACACTCATTTATATATTCTTGCTTATGTTCTATTCTAAAACCTACTGCAAAAGTTTTTTTTGTTAAATTAATTCCTCTATTTTTTAACATGTATAGTGTATCTCTTGCACTATGACCTATAGCTAAAATACAATATTCTGTTTGTAAATTATATACACCCTCAGGGGCTTCCACTACAAGTTCTTTTAAAGCTTCATTTTCGTATTTTATATCCACTAATTTATTAAGAAATCTGTACTCTCCACCCATTTTTTCTATTTGTTTTCTTATTTTTTTTACAACATTTACCAAAATATCCGTACCTATGTGGGGTTTAGCTATATATGATATTGCTTCATCTGCACCAGCACTTATCAATTCATCTATAACTATCTTATTTCTATTATTATTACTATTAGTCGTTAATTTACCATCTGAAAAAGTTCCAGCTCCACCTTCACCAAATTGCACATTAGAAATTTCATTTAACTCTCCAGTTTTAAAAAAATGATACACTGTTTCTACCCTTTCATCAACAGCTTCTCCTCTTTCAAGTATAATTGGCTTAAGTCCTGCTTTTGCGAGTATCAAAGCTGCAAAAAGTCCTCCAGGTCCACTACCTACAACTACTGGTCTATTAACCTTAGCCCCTTTCAAATTAGGAATTTCATATTTTAACTCTTCTATTTTCTTTATTGTATTATCATCTATATATTTTTCTTCATTTTCTATTTCTATATCTACAGAATATACATAATATATATTAGGTTTTTTTCTTGCATCTACAGCTCTATTAGCTATTTTAAATTGCTTGATTTCTACACGAGAATTTAATTTTTCATATATCTTTTTTTTCAAATCTTCTTCCGTATGTTCTATATTTACCTTCAATCCCGTTATTCTTATCATATTTCACCCCCTACTAACAGTCCTGTTGCAAAAGCAAATTGTAGATTATATCCACCACATTCTCCATATATATCCATTATTTCTCCTACAAAGTATAGACCCTTTACTAATTTAGATTCTAAGGTAATTTCATTTATATACTTTGTATTTATTCCTCCTGCTGTAACCTGTGCTTGTTTAAAGCCCATAGTATCGTTAGCTTTTATTTTATACTTTTTAAGTAAATTTGCTAATTTATTTATTGTTTTATCATCTATTTCTTTTATACTTAAATTTAATTTATCTATTCCTGCTTTTTTTAATAAAAACATACCTAATTTTTTAGGTAAAAAACCATTTAAAAACTCTGTTGCTTCCAATTTATTTAATATTTTTTTTCTTTTATACAAATATTGCACTAACTCAAATTCTTCCATTTCAGGAACAAAATCTACAGAATATACTAAGTTAAACATATATTTTGGCAAAAGATATGATAAATTAAATATTGTAGGCCCTGAAATTCCATATGGAGTAAATAGTAACTCTCCTTTTTCTTTTCTTATACATTCATTCATATATTCTGCACTAACAACTGCGTCAACCTTTATTCCTTCCAACCCTTTTACATATTCTTTTTCAGTTTTAAGCTGTACCAAAATAGGTGTAAGTTCTGTTAAGCTATGTCCAAATTTCTTCGCTAGATTATATCCACTTCCATCTGAACCTAAATTTTGATAACTATAACCCCCCGTAGCTAAAACAAGCTTTTTTGAATAATATTTATTATTAACACAAAATAGCTCTCCATTTTTCTCAATTTTATCAATTATATACTCTAATTTTGTTTCTATCTTTAGTTCATCTAACTTTAATCTTAAGCTATCCACTATAGAAGAGGCTTGCAAAGATCTAGGATAAGTCTTACCTTTATTTTCAGTATATGGACAAATACCTAAATTTTCAAAAAAATTTATTACTTTTGAACTTCCATAATTATTTAATAAATTCTTAATTAATTTTTCATTTATACCTGTATATTTCGTATAATCTGCGTTCAAATTTGTAAAATTACATCTCCCATTTCCTGTTACTAAAACTTTTTTTAATATTCTATCCTT
Proteins encoded in this region:
- a CDS encoding NAD(P)/FAD-dependent oxidoreductase; translated protein: MVFDCIIIGAGAAGVVCAIEAGSRKKKILLLEHKDRILKKVLVTGNGRCNFTNLNADYTKYTGINEKLIKNLLNNYGSSKVINFFENLGICPYTENKGKTYPRSLQASSIVDSLRLKLDELKIETKLEYIIDKIEKNGELFCVNNKYYSKKLVLATGGYSYQNLGSDGSGYNLAKKFGHSLTELTPILVQLKTEKEYVKGLEGIKVDAVVSAEYMNECIRKEKGELLFTPYGISGPTIFNLSYLLPKYMFNLVYSVDFVPEMEEFELVQYLYKRKKILNKLEATEFLNGFLPKKLGMFLLKKAGIDKLNLSIKEIDDKTINKLANLLKKYKIKANDTMGFKQAQVTAGGINTKYINEITLESKLVKGLYFVGEIMDIYGECGGYNLQFAFATGLLVGGEI
- a CDS encoding NAD(P)/FAD-dependent oxidoreductase; the encoded protein is MIRITGLKVNIEHTEEDLKKKIYEKLNSRVEIKQFKIANRAVDARKKPNIYYVYSVDIEIENEEKYIDDNTIKKIEELKYEIPNLKGAKVNRPVVVGSGPGGLFAALILAKAGLKPIILERGEAVDERVETVYHFFKTGELNEISNVQFGEGGAGTFSDGKLTTNSNNNRNKIVIDELISAGADEAISYIAKPHIGTDILVNVVKKIRKQIEKMGGEYRFLNKLVDIKYENEALKELVVEAPEGVYNLQTEYCILAIGHSARDTLYMLKNRGINLTKKTFAVGFRIEHKQEYINECQYGKNYSKLLPPAEYKINVRTKQKRGVFTFCMCPGGVVVPASSEQGYLAINGMSYNKRNLENANSAVLVNVEPSDLEEDVMSGIEFQRKIEKKAFELGGGKYKAPVQLATDYIKGIKTTKLLDVKPSYSIGYTLTDLNGILPPILNESLKEGLVQLNKKINNFSKKGAILTGVESRSSSPVRINRDKDSFNCNIKGLIPCGEGAGYAGGIMTAAVDGIKCAEKVMEDIKNAI